A genomic region of Mus musculus strain C57BL/6J chromosome 7, GRCm38.p6 C57BL/6J contains the following coding sequences:
- the Vmn1r58 gene encoding vomeronasal 1 receptor 58, giving the protein MEMLALQILLLCHVVVGTVGNILLFVHNFSPILTDSRLKPIQVILINLAVANAFMLLLFAYSYDLTDIVPRKPPTDLKCKLAYFFHMVARGTIMCSTCILSTYQFVTLVPGTWARVMFREISPKVVSYCCCICWLFSVLNNAYIPMNVSGPQKSHNDSDSKGNSICSISGVSVDMNILRFSHDIIFLSIMAWTSVSMVIHLHRHHQRMNHIHKANQNNRGHAETRAAHTILMLVVTFVSLYILNCITILFHISFVESRLWLRYATKLLALSFPTISPFLLIFRDRKGHCSLHIIVSMGIHVTGGAITEGQ; this is encoded by the coding sequence ATGGAAATGTTGGCTCTTCAGATCCTTTTGCTTTGCCATGTTGTGGTTGGGACTGTGGGcaacatccttctgtttgtccATAACTTCTCTCCAATCTTGACTGACTCCAGACTGAAGCCAATACAGGTCATTCTAATCAACTTGGCTGTGGCCAATGCATTCATGCTCCTTCTGTTTGCATATTCATATGACCTTACTGATAttgttcccaggaagcctccaaCTGACCTCAAATGTAAACTTGCATACTTCTTTCACATGGTGGCACGAGGCACAATCATGTGCTCTACCTGTATCCTCAGTACATACCAGTTTGTCACTCTTGTCCCTGGTACCTGGGCTAGGGTCATGTTCAGAGAAATATCCCCCAAGGTTGTGAGCTATTGTTGTTGCATCTGCTGGTTGTTCAGTGTCTTAAATAATGCTTACATCCCAATGAATGTCAGTGGTCCACAGAAATCACACAATGACTCTGATTCTAAAGGCAATTCAATATGCTCCATCTCTGGGGTCAGTGTAGACATGAATATCTTGCGGTTTTCCCATGACATCATATTCCTAAGCATCATGGcctggaccagtgtctccatggtgaTTCACCTACACAGACACCACCAGAGAATGAACCACATACATAAGGCCAATCAAAACAACAGAGGCCATGCTGAGACCAGAGCAGCCCACACCATCCtgatgctggtggtcacatttgtgAGCTTATATATTCTAAATTGTATTactattttatttcacatttcctTTGTGGAATCTCGTCTCTGGTTGAGGTATGCCACAAAACTCCTGGCTCTAAGCTTCCCcaccatttctccctttcttttgatATTTAGGGATCGTAAGGGTCATTGTTCTCTGCACATCATTGTCAGTATGGGAATCCACGTGACGGGGGGAGCCATTACAGAGGGACAGTAA